In Nocardioides sp. WS12, the DNA window TGGCGGATCTCGTCGAGACCCAACGTGGCAACGATCTCGTCCAGGTCCTGCTCGTCGTTGCGGCGAGCGACCATCTCGAGCTGGTCGCCGACGGTCATCGACGCGAAGACACTCGTGCGCTGGAAGGAGCGCGACAGTCCCTTGCCACGCCGCCATCGGACCGAGCGGCGGGTGATGTCGGCGCCCTCAAAGGTCACCGTCCCGGCGGAGGGCCGCTTGCGCCCCGAGAGCGCGTCGATGAAGGTCGACTTGCCCGCGCCGTTGGGGCCGATCACACCGTGCACCACCCCGGGCTCCAGGGCGATGTCGACGTTGTCCAGCGCCACGTGTGCGCCGTACCTCACGGTCAGGCCGCGGCCTTCGAAGATCGTCATCGGGGTCCCCGCGGAGTTGTGTGATGGAGGGGCGAAGCGGGGGAAGCGCAGAACTTCGTGGGGTGATTCATCGACGTCCCTTCCTGAGTCGGTGGTAGAGCTTCTGCAGCGTGCCGGTGATCCCGCCGGGCATGAAGACCAGCACCAGGATCAGGGCGATGCCGGTGAACAGGTGGAGGTTGCCGCCGAAGTTGAAGTTGGCCTGCGCGTAGACGAACAGGAACGTCCCGACGACGGGGCCAGCCAGCATGCCGAAGCCACCGATGAGTGCTGCGATCAAGGAATCCCCTGCCTTGGTGAAGCCGAGGATGTCGGGCGAGATGTAGCCGGCGTTGATGGCGAACAGCGCGCCCCCGACGGAAGCGACAGCGCCCGACAGCACGAAGGCCGCGAGCCGGGGCATGAAGGTCCCGAAGCCGGAGAAACGCATGCGCTCCTCGTTCTCCCGGATGCCCTCGAGGGTCGTGCCGAAGCGCGAACGCCCCACCAACCAGAGGACGGTGGCGCAGACAGTCAGAGCAATCCAGGCCATCGGCCAGAACAGGCCCGGGTTCATGACGTCCGCCTGGCCCAGCCCGAGGAAGGTCATGTCCCGGTCGTAGCTCAGGAGCTTTCCGTCGTGCGCGCCCGTCAACGGGCGAGCGGAGGTCTGGACGCTGAGCGAGTAGAGCGCTTGTGACAAGGCGAGCGTGAGCATCAGGAATCCGAAACCAGAGGCGCGAACCACCAGCAGGCCCATGACGAGGGCGATCCCGGTTCCGACGAGGACACCGAACCCGACGGCTGCCGTGGGCGACCACCCCCAGTTGGTGGTGGCGATTCCGACGCCGTAGGCCGCCGCACCGAAGAAGGCGCCGTGCCCGAGGCTGATGATGCCGAGGTGCCGGGCCAGGAATCCGATGCCGATCGCCAACAGGCTCAGGATCGCTCCGTCGAGCAGGAGGCTCATCCGATAGGTGTCGGTCACCACGTAGGGCACCGCCAGGCCGGCGAGCAGGACGGCCACCGCAACGGCGAGCCCGATCAAGGTGCCCTTGAGACGCCCGCGACCGACAGCTGGGGCGGCCATCATCGTCGCGGTGACGTCATCGGTGGGTGCGGTCGTCGTCATGACACCCTCTTTCCGGCGAGCCCGGTGGGCCGCCACAGCAGGACGATCGTCAGGGCGAGGAACGGCACGATCACGGCAAGACTTGGCGACCAGACGGTGGTGATGCTCTGGATGATGCCCAGGCCCATTCCCGCGATCATCGCGCCGGCGATGCTCCCGATCCCGCCCACCACGACCACGATCAGAACAGTGATGAGGAAGGCGTTGCCCATCCCCGGGTCGAGTGCGATGTACGGCGCCGCGAGCGCACCGGCGAGCCCGGCCAGCCCGGCGCCGACCGCGACCACGACAAGGCTCACCCGGTCGACGTTGATGCCCATGATCGCGGCAGTCTCGATGTCCTGGCTCGCCGCCCGGATGTGCAGGCCGATCGCCGTGCTGCGCAGCCACACGATCAGTGCAACGGCCAGGATCACTGCGATCACGATGATCGCCAGGCGATAGCTGGGGTACTCGACCCCGACGAAGGTGGTCGTCCCCTCCAGGAACTCCGGGGGGTTGACCCGCAGGGTGCGCTCGCCCCAGATGAGGACCACGACCCGTTCGGCCATCAGGGCCAGGCCGAAGGTGATCAGGCCGAGCTCGATGTGGGAGCGGTGCTGCAGCGGACGGAAGAACACCAGCTCCAGGACCACGCCCACCACGGCCAACGCGAGCGGGACGACGAGGAGAGCCACCCAGAAGCCGGCCACGTCAGCGACCGAGTAGGCAATGTAGGCGCCGGCCATATACAGCGCTCCATGCGCGAAGTTGGCCACGCCGCGGAGCCCGTAGATCATGGCCAGCCCCGAGCTCAGCACCATCAGCAGCGACCCGAGGGCCACGCCGTTGAGCAGTTGTGCTGCGTTCACGTTCGTCCCTTCATGAAGGCCGGACGCTGGTGCACGGGATTCCGCACACCAGCGTCCGCGCGCATCAGAACTTGCAGGCGGAGCTCGGCTCCGGGGTGGTCACGTCGGCGGAGGTGTTGGTGAGGATGTCGAAGGCCAGGCCGCCGTCACCCTTCACGACCTCACCGAGGTAGGAGTCCCGCAGGACCTGGTGGTCGTCGCCGCGGACGGTGACGTTGCCGACGACGGTGTCGACCTCGAGGTCGTCGATCGCCTCGGCGACCTCGGCGGGGTCCGAACTGCCCGCCTTCTCGATCGCCGCGAAGAGGATCTGCGCCGCTGTGTAGTTGTCGGCCGGCACGTAGTACGGCGCCGAGCCATGGTCCTTGGTGTAGGCCTCGACGAACTCGCTGTTGAGCTCGTTGTCACCGGCGGCGTCGTACCCGACGTTGTTGTAGTAGCCGACGATCCCGTCACCCAGGGTCTTGAAGAGGGGCTCGGACACCATGTTGAGGCCGAGGACGGTCTTGAGCTGGGCGTCGAGGTTGAACTGCTCGGCCTGCTGGACGAACGCAACGCCGTCGGCGCCGAACTCGACGGCGAACACCGCGTCGGCACCGCTGCCCTTCAACTTGGTGATGTAGGAGCCGAAGTCCGTCGTGTTGAGCGGGGCAAACTGCTCGAGCACGACCTCCTTGCCTGCCGCCTTGGCCGCAGCCTTGAAGGTCTTCGCGGCACTGTGACCGGTCGCGTAGTCAACGGCCTGGATGGCCCACTTCTCACCCGGCAGCTCGGTCAGCGAGGCGGCCAGTGCGTTGACGTCCATGCTGGTCGTCTGCACGACGTGCACGGCGTACGGCGAGCACTGCTCGCCGATCAGTGCGTCGTCCTTGCCCATGGCGTTGAACGACATCGCGCCCAGTCCCTCGAGCTGGGCGTTCAGCGCGCCGTGCTCGGGGGAGGTCATCACGGCACCGATGAACTGGGCACCGTCCTGAGTCACCGCCTCCTTCGCGACGCGCACCGTCGTGGCGGGGTCGGCGTCGGTCGACTTCACGATGAGCTCGATCTCGCGGCCATCGATCCCGCCCGCTTCGTTGAGCAGGCGGACTGCGGTCTTCCAGCCCTTGACGGCGTCGGTGCCGAACTGTGCCAAGGCTCCGCTCGTGGGCGGGATGAGCGCGACCTTGATCGGGCCGTCTTCGCTGTTCCCCCCGGAGCTGTCACTGGCCGAGCCACAGGCCGCCATGGTCGTTGCCAACGTGACGGCAGTTGCAGCCGCCAGCAGTCGTCGCTTCATGCGATAGATCCCCTCGGGTCAACGGAACACCGACACTCGGTGTGTCTCACGTCACCAAGTATGGTCTGACAATTAAATAGGTTCGACCCTATAAGGAGGGGTTCTTCTATCCCCTAAGAGGTAGGTCGAGGTCCGTTCAGCCCGGAGCGACCGTCTCGGGGACCCGCGCGTTGGCCGCGGCGCGCCGCTCGGAGCTGATGATGAGGACCACCGCGCCGACCACGGCGCCGCCACCGACGAGAACTCCCGGGCCCACCTGCTCGGACAGGACCACCCAGCCGAGGAGCACGGCGACGACCGGGTTCACGTAGGCGTGGGTGGCCGTCAGGGAGAGCGACACGTTCGACAGCAACCACGCGAACGCGAGATAGGCAGCAACGGAACAGGCCAGCACGAGCCAGGCCATTGCCATCCAGCCGCGGGCGGAGTAGTTGGTGCTGAAGTGCTCGCGGGTCACCAGAGCCAGGGTCGTCGACGTACCAGCGGCCACGAGCTGTTGGTACGCCGCCACCGTGACGACGTCGCGGGGCAGCCGGAGTCGACCCTGGAGGAAGGACCCGACCGTCCAGCTGATGCTGGCACCGAGGCAGAACGCGGCGCCGAGCAGCGGCAGTGCCTCACCCGTGTGCTGTCCCAGGCCAACAAGGGCGGCGAGCCCGGCGAAGCCGATCGCCACCCCGCAGAGGGTCAGCACGGGTGGGCGGTCGCCGGTGAGCAGCCTGATCAGCACGGCCCACGCCGGGACGGTCGCCACGATGAGGGCGGCGACACCGGAGGGCAGGCCCTCCACCTGGGCCAGCGCCTGGAACCCGTTGCCCAGCCCGAGCAACAGGACGCCCGTGGCCAGCAGTCCGCCCAGTTCGGCCCTGGTCACCCGGAGCACCCGCCAGCCGCGGAGGGCGACCGCGATGCCGGCCAGCAGGAGACCTGCGACGACATAGCGCTGGGCCATCGCCTGGAAGGGATCCACCTCGTCGACGACCAACCGGATCGCGAGGTAGACGCTCCCCCACAACAGCCAGACGGCCGCCATGCAGACCACGAGAGTCCTGCGGTCGACCGCCTTCAGCGTGTCAGGCACCGGAAGGGATCATGCGAAGTTCGGAGCGCGCTTCGCGATGAAGGCCGCGATGCCCTCGGCGGCCTCGCCGTCTTCGAAGAGGCCCTGCTCCTGCAGGCGCTCGTAGGCGATGCCCTCGGCGAGCGGCATCTCGAAGGCGGCATCCACCGTGCGTACGACGGCCAGCTGGGCCGGGAGCGAGGAGGTCACCAGGTCGCCGGCCAGTTCCAGCGCCGCCGCCACGACGTCGCCGTCGGTGAGCCGGTCGACCAGTCCGATCCGGAGGGCTTCCTCGGCACCGACCTGGCGGGCGGTGAGCATGATGTCGAGCGAGCGACCCCGGCCGACCAGCTGCGTCAGCCGCTGCGTGCCGCCTGCGCCGGGTATCAGGCCGAGCTTGACCTCGGGGAGGCCGAGCTTCGCGCGCGGTCCGGCGACCCGCAACGTGGCGGCCATGGCGAGCTCGAGGCCACCACCGAGGGCCAGGCCGTCGATTGCTGCGATCGAGAGCCAGGGCGACGCGGCGAGCCGGTCGTTCACGGCGCGCATCTTGTCGCCGTACGCCAGGAAGGAGTCGGCGTCGATGGTCGCCATGTGCTTGATGTCCGCGCCCGCAGCGAAGAAGCCGTCCCGGGCGGACGTGAGCACCATGACCTTCACGTCGCCGGACTTCTCGGCGGCGTCGATCGCAGCATGCATGCCGTCCAGGATCGGAATGCCCAGCGCATTGGCGGGCGGCCGGTCCATGGTGACGACCGTGACGCCAGGCGAATCGGTGGTCCAGGTGACGACGGGATTCTCGGACATCGGTTTCCTGCTTTCGTTCGGGTGGGTACGGCGAGCGGTCAGGGCCGTCGCGGGAAGCGGGTGAAGTCGGGGGTGCGGCGGGCCTTGTAGGCCTCGCGGCCCTCCTGGGCCTCGTCAGTGCCATAGAAGAGGAGGTTCGCGTCGTGGGCGAGCTGCTGGATGCCGGCGTAACCGTCCTCGTGCGCGTGGAAGCTGAGCTTGGACATCCGCAGCGCCCGCGGCGAGAGGACGAGCATCTCCCGGCACCAGCGCACCGTTTCGGCCTCCAGTTCAGCCAGCGGTACGACGGTGTTGACCAGCCCCATCTCCAGGGCTTCCCGGGCGTCGTACTGTCGACAGAGGAACCAGATCTCCTTGGCCTTCTTGGGGCCGACCAGGTCGGACAGGATGCTCGACCCGTAGCCGCCGTCGAAGGAGCCGACCTTCGGACCGACCTGGCCGAAGACGGCGTTGTCGGCCGCGATCGTGAGGTCGCAGACGAGGTGGAGGACGTGGCCACCGCCGATGGCCCAGCCGGCGACCATGGCCACGATCGGCTTGGGACAACGACGCATCGCGACGTGCAGGTCGGTGACGTGGAAGCGCCCGGTCGCGTGGTCGTCGAGCTTGTAGCCGCTGTCACCGCGCACCCGCTGGTCACCACCCGAGCAGAACGCCTTGTCGCCGGCACCGGTGAGGATGATCGCGCCGACGGACTCGTCCTCGCGCGCGACCATCAGCGCCCGGTCGACCTCGACCAGGGTCTGCGGCCGGAAGGCGTTGTGGACCTCGGGCCGGTTGATCGTGATCTTCGCGATCCCGTCGGGGCTGGTCTCGTAGACGATGTCGTCGTACTGGCCGCTCGCGGTCCAGTCGACGGTCTCGACGGGGTGGCTCATGGTCTCCTCGGAACGGGATGGTCAGGCGCCGTAGCGGCGCGCGTAGGGAGGCAGTGCAGGCTCGCGATCGGTCCAGGTCAGCGGATTCAACAGGCCGGTCGTGAAGCTGACCGTGATCGGAGCGAAGGAGAGGCTGGCGACCAGGTCTGCCTTCGGCAGCACCGCCCGTGAGCACACCCGCTTCCCGACCCGGGCGGCGCGAGCGGTGCCACGGTGGCTGGTCGCGTCGATCATCAGGGCGTAGGCGACCGGGTCACTGGACAGCAGCGCGTGTTCGGCCACATGGCCGGGACACACGTCCTGCACCAGGATCGTGCTGATTCCTCGACCGCTGCTCGCCGACGGTTGCGGGGTGATCAGTTCATCGAGCCGGGTCGCGATCGACGTGACGGCCAGTCCCTTCGGCAGCGGTGCACGTTCCAGGGCGCGCATCGTGTGGCCACCGCGGGACATCTGCCAGGCGACAGGGGCGCAGCGACGCAGCGCACAGAGCCCATTGGCGACGGTCGTGCCACGCAACGGCCCGGCAATGGGTACGACGTCCGAGGCATGGCGCGCGACATCGGGCCAGAATTTCGCGACCCACAGCACCATCGCGCCGCCCTGGCTGTGCCCGACGAGCGCGACCTTGCGACCGCTGCGTCGATGGGCGACCCGCGCGGCATGCACGGCGTACTCCGCCGCGACGGTGAAGTCGCCCAGTGCCCGCTTCGGCAGCCGGACGTCGCACCAGCCGTAGCCGTCGGCAGTCAACTGGCGCTCGAAGGCCCAACCCCAGACCTCTTCCGGTGCGCTGGCCGTGCCGTGGACAAGAAGCACCGTCGGTCTGGGGTTGGAGCGGTTGGCCAGACGACTGCAGCGCACGGCAGCGTCCAGGCGGGCACGGGGGGTGCGGAGCACGGGGCTGGTGTCGCCGCCGCCGAGCGCGTGAGCGGAAGCGGCCCCCACCTGACTTCCTGCGCCAGAAGGCGACGGCGGCAACACCAGGACCAGGAGAGCGACGGTCAGCAGCGCTCCGATCCATCCCCGTACGGACATGTCGCTGTCCGTCAGGCCATCGTGAGGCCGCCGCTGACGGACAGCGTCTGGCCGGTCACGAAGCTGGCGCCGTCCGAGGCGAAGAAGGAGACGGCCGGGCCGATGTCGTCCGGGGTGCCGAGGCGCTTCATCGGGACGGCGTTCGTCATTCCGGAGATGACCTTCTCGGCGTCGCCGCCACCCGCACCGTCGGCGAACTTGCGCAGCGCCGGGGTGTCGGTCGGACCGGGGCACACTGTGTTGGCGGTGACACCCTTGCGGGCGACCTCGCGGGCGAGGGTCTTGGTGAAGGCGATGATGCCGCCCTTGGCGCCGGAGTAGACGGCTTCCATGGAGGAACCCACGCGGCCGGCGTCGGAGCCGATGTTGATGACGCGACCGAAGCCGCGCTCCGTCATACCCGGGACAACGGCGTGGATGACGCGCAGCGCGCCCTTGTAGTTGATGTCGATGACCTTGTCCCAGAACTCCTCGGTCGTCTTCACGAACGGCATGAAGTCGTCCCAACCGGCGTTGTTGACCACGACCTCGATCGGACCGAGCTCCTGCTCCACGGTCGCGACGGCTGCCTTGACCGACTCCGTCGAGGTGACGTCGATCTGGACGGCGATGGCTTCGCCACCGGCGGCGCTGATCTCCTTGGCGGTCTCCTCGGCGACGGCGAGGTTCAGGTCTGCCACGACGACCCGGAACCCGTCCCGGCCGAGCGTGGTGGCGATGCCCTTGCCGATGCCCTGGGCACCACCGGTGACCAGTGCGACGCGGTTGCTCATGGTGTTCTCCTTCGAGTGATGGGTTCAGACGGCCGGGGACCAGATGACCGGCCCGGCGATGATCGAGTGACTGGTGAGCTTGCGGCCGAGAGTGCTCTGGGCATCCCGGGCGGCGTCGATGATGCGCTCGAGGTCGAGCCCCGTGTCGACGCCCATCTCGTGGAACATCGAGACGAGGT includes these proteins:
- a CDS encoding ATP-binding cassette domain-containing protein, whose product is MTIFEGRGLTVRYGAHVALDNVDIALEPGVVHGVIGPNGAGKSTFIDALSGRKRPSAGTVTFEGADITRRSVRWRRGKGLSRSFQRTSVFASMTVGDQLEMVARRNDEQDLDEIVATLGLDEIRHQVCSEIAYGTQRSVDLAIALIGRPKVVLLDEPCAGLVQDESVRMLQHVRDVCKDRNVAALLVEHDVEGVFRTCDVITVLDLGKVLATGTPEAVRADKNVIRAYLGSAA
- a CDS encoding branched-chain amino acid ABC transporter permease, which produces MTTTAPTDDVTATMMAAPAVGRGRLKGTLIGLAVAVAVLLAGLAVPYVVTDTYRMSLLLDGAILSLLAIGIGFLARHLGIISLGHGAFFGAAAYGVGIATTNWGWSPTAAVGFGVLVGTGIALVMGLLVVRASGFGFLMLTLALSQALYSLSVQTSARPLTGAHDGKLLSYDRDMTFLGLGQADVMNPGLFWPMAWIALTVCATVLWLVGRSRFGTTLEGIRENEERMRFSGFGTFMPRLAAFVLSGAVASVGGALFAINAGYISPDILGFTKAGDSLIAALIGGFGMLAGPVVGTFLFVYAQANFNFGGNLHLFTGIALILVLVFMPGGITGTLQKLYHRLRKGRR
- a CDS encoding branched-chain amino acid ABC transporter permease — encoded protein: MNAAQLLNGVALGSLLMVLSSGLAMIYGLRGVANFAHGALYMAGAYIAYSVADVAGFWVALLVVPLALAVVGVVLELVFFRPLQHRSHIELGLITFGLALMAERVVVLIWGERTLRVNPPEFLEGTTTFVGVEYPSYRLAIIVIAVILAVALIVWLRSTAIGLHIRAASQDIETAAIMGINVDRVSLVVVAVGAGLAGLAGALAAPYIALDPGMGNAFLITVLIVVVVGGIGSIAGAMIAGMGLGIIQSITTVWSPSLAVIVPFLALTIVLLWRPTGLAGKRVS
- a CDS encoding ABC transporter substrate-binding protein — protein: MKRRLLAAATAVTLATTMAACGSASDSSGGNSEDGPIKVALIPPTSGALAQFGTDAVKGWKTAVRLLNEAGGIDGREIELIVKSTDADPATTVRVAKEAVTQDGAQFIGAVMTSPEHGALNAQLEGLGAMSFNAMGKDDALIGEQCSPYAVHVVQTTSMDVNALAASLTELPGEKWAIQAVDYATGHSAAKTFKAAAKAAGKEVVLEQFAPLNTTDFGSYITKLKGSGADAVFAVEFGADGVAFVQQAEQFNLDAQLKTVLGLNMVSEPLFKTLGDGIVGYYNNVGYDAAGDNELNSEFVEAYTKDHGSAPYYVPADNYTAAQILFAAIEKAGSSDPAEVAEAIDDLEVDTVVGNVTVRGDDHQVLRDSYLGEVVKGDGGLAFDILTNTSADVTTPEPSSACKF
- a CDS encoding EamA family transporter; its protein translation is MPDTLKAVDRRTLVVCMAAVWLLWGSVYLAIRLVVDEVDPFQAMAQRYVVAGLLLAGIAVALRGWRVLRVTRAELGGLLATGVLLLGLGNGFQALAQVEGLPSGVAALIVATVPAWAVLIRLLTGDRPPVLTLCGVAIGFAGLAALVGLGQHTGEALPLLGAAFCLGASISWTVGSFLQGRLRLPRDVVTVAAYQQLVAAGTSTTLALVTREHFSTNYSARGWMAMAWLVLACSVAAYLAFAWLLSNVSLSLTATHAYVNPVVAVLLGWVVLSEQVGPGVLVGGGAVVGAVVLIISSERRAAANARVPETVAPG
- a CDS encoding enoyl-CoA hydratase-related protein; translated protein: MSENPVVTWTTDSPGVTVVTMDRPPANALGIPILDGMHAAIDAAEKSGDVKVMVLTSARDGFFAAGADIKHMATIDADSFLAYGDKMRAVNDRLAASPWLSIAAIDGLALGGGLELAMAATLRVAGPRAKLGLPEVKLGLIPGAGGTQRLTQLVGRGRSLDIMLTARQVGAEEALRIGLVDRLTDGDVVAAALELAGDLVTSSLPAQLAVVRTVDAAFEMPLAEGIAYERLQEQGLFEDGEAAEGIAAFIAKRAPNFA
- the menB gene encoding 1,4-dihydroxy-2-naphthoyl-CoA synthase, whose protein sequence is MSHPVETVDWTASGQYDDIVYETSPDGIAKITINRPEVHNAFRPQTLVEVDRALMVAREDESVGAIILTGAGDKAFCSGGDQRVRGDSGYKLDDHATGRFHVTDLHVAMRRCPKPIVAMVAGWAIGGGHVLHLVCDLTIAADNAVFGQVGPKVGSFDGGYGSSILSDLVGPKKAKEIWFLCRQYDAREALEMGLVNTVVPLAELEAETVRWCREMLVLSPRALRMSKLSFHAHEDGYAGIQQLAHDANLLFYGTDEAQEGREAYKARRTPDFTRFPRRP
- a CDS encoding lipase; amino-acid sequence: MSVRGWIGALLTVALLVLVLPPSPSGAGSQVGAASAHALGGGDTSPVLRTPRARLDAAVRCSRLANRSNPRPTVLLVHGTASAPEEVWGWAFERQLTADGYGWCDVRLPKRALGDFTVAAEYAVHAARVAHRRSGRKVALVGHSQGGAMVLWVAKFWPDVARHASDVVPIAGPLRGTTVANGLCALRRCAPVAWQMSRGGHTMRALERAPLPKGLAVTSIATRLDELITPQPSASSGRGISTILVQDVCPGHVAEHALLSSDPVAYALMIDATSHRGTARAARVGKRVCSRAVLPKADLVASLSFAPITVSFTTGLLNPLTWTDREPALPPYARRYGA
- a CDS encoding SDR family NAD(P)-dependent oxidoreductase, with the protein product MSNRVALVTGGAQGIGKGIATTLGRDGFRVVVADLNLAVAEETAKEISAAGGEAIAVQIDVTSTESVKAAVATVEQELGPIEVVVNNAGWDDFMPFVKTTEEFWDKVIDINYKGALRVIHAVVPGMTERGFGRVINIGSDAGRVGSSMEAVYSGAKGGIIAFTKTLAREVARKGVTANTVCPGPTDTPALRKFADGAGGGDAEKVISGMTNAVPMKRLGTPDDIGPAVSFFASDGASFVTGQTLSVSGGLTMA